The region GAAAGTGTAGCTATAGTTCTATGGTGCTTTGTTGTGGATGGGTGTCTTGCGATGGGGTTGTGCATAGTCCATAACTACAACGTCTTCCACCGGTTCATCTTCGTTAGATTTCACTGTTTCTTCTGTTTTATGTGTCTCCGGATATTCTAAGATTGACCGTGCTTGACTTTTTGACTCctgaaaacaaagaataaaatccGTTATACATGAACATTGGTCATTGATGCGTTATcgtttaaaagtttataaatagtaatagaaaagatacataatttattaagtatattatatatataatttcactaTCAGTTTAATCATAAGCTCCGAATAATGACACACTAATTAACTAAACTCACTCTTGCATTCTTAGCAGATAGCATGCATCTTAGTTCATTTTCATTTGCACTTTTGTTGTAATCTAAGACTCATTTTCTTTCGGTTAATAATACAAATTCATTACTGTTATTTTCAGTCCTAGAAAATCTGTGATTTTCAATGAAAAGTCGCAATAAGCGTATTACTTTACAAAGTTGCAATAATTTTGCATTCTTTGTAATGGAACAAAATGTCAATTGCAAGCATGGCGCAAAGTAAGAAAAAGTGTTAAAATTTAGAGACTATCCTCTTGGATTGTTCATGGCATGCAAAATTTCTGGACAAGTATATGCAATGGATGCATGATATATCATGTTGAGCTTATCATTTATTCGATCAGTTGGCCTTAATTTCTCCTATTGCACGTGGTGGGGATATTGTATTGAGTcccatagagagagagagtttaaTTACCCCAAAGTTGAGTTTCTCTTGCAAAACTTGTTCATTTTTGGCCTGGAAATTTTCTGCCATGTGAAATTCCTCCTTTATTGGAAGCTTTACAGCCTGCACGAAACCTAATACTGTAAGTCCAAGCTAATACATATAATGACCTATCagcatatataatagtaaaaagtAGTTCCAAGGGCCCTCAAGGAGGTTCATTGTTCAAATCTGAccagttcaaaccaagaaagaaaGTTAATAGGCTGCTCCCACTGGGAGTCGAAATTGTAAAAATTAGTTCCAAGGGTGCGACACTATCCGGcaaggaccacaaggagataaaccacCCTCGAGGAGGTTCATGTTTCAGAGTTGACCAGCTCAACCCAAGAAAGCTAATAGACTGCTCCTAttgagagttgaacttgtaatcttaTGGTAACCAAAGTAACAGACCAGCTTGGCTGGGGTTGGATTCGAACCCTTGTACTTGAGCGAACGCCTTAaggtatattataataaatttgggggattttcaaaaaagaaataatttgatTACCTTGTGAGAGAGGTGCAGTAGATAATGTTGGGTATGATTGATTCCGAGTGGTCGAGAAGTGCATGCATGCAGAGAAAGAAAGAGGAGAAGATAAACAAGAAAAGGCATAGTGATAAATAAGCTAAGGTGCAGAAAGAATTGCAGGGTGCGAATAGGTAGGATGATGAAGAGTGAGTGCAGTAGATGATGGTTGGGTGAATTGCAGTAGTATAAGTAGGAAGAAATTGGAGGCAGCATTAAATGCAAGGGAACATGGAGGTGCTAGGCTGCCGGACCTCGAAAACAAATTCCAAGATCTTCCAGGCCTCCCATGTCTCCCTACCTCGATTCATCTCCTTccactttctttaatttattcaacTTTGGGTCCCatatacatgaatatatatgaaACCTACATTTTATCTATCTATCCATCTATCTAAGCTGTCAAGCTTAGCTTCCTTAATCAATCATCTGCAACCCAAATGCAATACATACTAATAATTAAGCAAGCTATCTCCAGTTACGTTGCACAACTACTGGAACAGATGACAAGCTAGCATTCATAATCTTCTGCCTAGTTTAAATGTGTTAGTTTGTGGACGTATAGTACCTACATTTCCTGCATGGCTTCTTAATCTTCTTCTCGTAATTCTATTCTAGCTAGCTACCTACTCCAACATTATATTCTCCTTCAATCTTAACATCTAgcttttactatatatatatatatatatacacacacacacacacagcaTTTTGTACACACTATGCGCGAAAATTCAcatccaattaaaatattattgaataaaaataattaatatttttgtttaaattttattttatagttaCTTAAGGTAGTTAATTTTAATCATGGTATTTGAAAATTatagagaaaagagagagagagtgagagagtgagagagggagagagaaaatttatatttttgtcgAGGAGTTGGAGCTCAGCgagaaaataaaggaaaagaaagCTTCTTCATTACAGATTGAAATTGGAAGTATACAAGAACTTAATCTGttttgaaaggaaaagaaaGCTTCTTCATTACAGATTGAAATTGGAAGTATACAAGAACTTAATCTGTTTTGAGAAGTTACAGCATTATTTATATGGTAGTAGTTGTAACTACCCAGATATTGGAATTACAAAAGAGCTCTCCTATATTTGTCCTTCACCCTCTAATACCCCCGTAAGCTGGAGTGTGTAAGTCTTGAACACCTAGCTTAGATGTGAAAATGTCGAACAGAGAAGAAGCTAGGGGCTTGGTAAATCCATCAACATCCTGGTTTAGAGACGATAAAGAGAGCAGTTTGAGCAAACCTTTAGTAATCATTTCCCTTACTATATGGCAATGTGTTTGGTCCTGTCATGGAAGACATGATTTTCGGCTATCGCTATGGCAGATTTGTTGTCACAAAAGATCACAACAGGGTTAGCTAAGCTTAAATGCATGTCAAGAAGTAATGAGTTAATCCATTGTAATTCACAAGCTGTTGTGGCAAGAGCCCGATACTCCGCTTCAGGTGATGACTTGGACACCGTCGATTGAGATGAGAGAGGCCCCTAGAAAGATACAGAGCCCCATGACTGACTTGCATGTCTCAACACACGACGCCTAGTCTATTGAGATTGAatgtggtgttttttgaataaaataggCCCTTGCTTGGGGAACCTTTTATGTAGCGAAGTATGCGGTGAGCAACTTCCATATGCTTATCTGTGGGGCACTTACGAATTTACTTAGGTGATACACATCATAGGTAATATCCGGCCTAGTTGCCGTGAGGTATAGCGATCTCCCAATCAATCTCCAGTAGTTGCTTAGCTTGGATCACTCAACATTGTACAATCTTTGGTAGATAAGAGAGAGCTAGACACCATGGGAGTTGATTCaggtgacggtaataatgtgtttaccggtatattatttgagtattattgagtgttatcaagtatttgaatacaGTATTGAGAGCAGGGCTCAGTGTACAAGATGAGTTCAGTGTAGTTTTTTCTAGTAAGAANNNNNNNNNNNNNNNNNNNNNNNNNNNNNNNNNNNNNNNNNNNNNNNNNNNNNNNNNNNNNNNNNNNNNNNNNNNNNNNNNNNNNNNNNNNNNNNNNNNNNNNNNNNNNNNNNNNNNNNNNNNNNNNNNNNNNNNNNNNNNNNNNNNNNNNNNNNNNNNNNNNNNNNNNNNNNNNNNNNNNNNNNNNNNNNNNNNNNNNNNNNNNNNNNNNNNNNNNNNNNNNNNNNNNNNNNNNNNNNNNNNNNNNNNNNNNNNNNNNNNNNNNNNNNNNNNNNNNNNNNNNNNNNNNNNNNNNNNNNNNNNNNNNNNNNNNNNNNNNNNNNNNNNNNNNNNNNNNNNNNNNNNNNNNNNNNNNNNNNNNNNNNNNNNNNNNNNNNNNNNNNNNNNNNNNNNNNNNNNNNNNNNNNNNNNNNNNNNNNNNNNNNNNNNNNNNNNNNNNNNNNNNNNNNNNNNNNNNNNNNNNNNNNNNNNNNNNNNNNNNNNNNNNNNNNNNNNNNNNNNNNNNNNNNNNNNNNNNNNNNNNNNNNNNNNNNNNNNNNNNNNNNNNNNNNNNNNNNNNNNNNNNNNNNNNNNNNNNNNNNNNNNNNNNNNNNNNNNNNNNNNNNNNNNNNNNNNNNNNNNNNNNNNNNNNNNNNNNNNNNNNNNNNNNNNNNNNNNNNNNNNNNNNNNNNNNNNNNNNNNNNNNNNNNNNNNNNNNNNNNNNNNNNNNNNNNNNNNNNNNNNNNNNNNNNNNNNNNNNNNNNNNNNNNNNNNNNNNNNNNNNNNNNNNNNNNNNNNNNNNNNNNNNNNNNNNNNNNNNNNNNNNNNNNNNNNNNNNNNNNNNNNNNNNNNNNNNNNNNNNNNNNNNNNNNNNNNNNNNNNNNNNNNNNNNNNNNNNNNNNNNNNNNNNNNNNNNNNNNNNNNNNNNNNNNNNNNNNNNNNNNNNNNNNNNNNNNNNNNNNNNNNNNNNNNNNNNNNNNNNNNNNNNNNNNNNNNNNNNNNNNNNNNNNNNNNNNNNNNNctcactcaaaggcagacagactgccggactcataaggatccgaagatcgaaatgagacttaggttatctcaacctaactcactcaaaggcagacagagtgccggactcataaggatccgaagatcgaaatgagacttaggttatctcaacctaactcactcaaaggcaggcagactgccggactcataaggatccgaagatcgaaatgagacttaggttatctcaacctatctcactcaaatgcagacagactgtcggactcataaggatccgaagatcgaaatgagacttaggttatctcaacctatctcactcaaatgcagacagactgtcggactcataaggatccgaagatcgaaatgagacttaggttatctcaacctatctcactcaaatgcagacagactgtcggactcataaggatccgaagatcgaaatgagacttaggttatctcaacctaactcactcaaaggcatgcagactgccggaatcataaggatccgaagatcgaaatgagacttaggttatctcaacctaactcactcaatggcagatagactgccggactcataaggatccgaagatcgaaatgagacttaggttatctcaacctaactcactcaaaggcaggcagactgccggactNNNNNNNNNNNNNNNNNNNNNNNNNNNNNNNNNNNNNNNNNNNNNNNNNNNNNNNNNNNNNNNNNNNNNNNNNNNNNNNNNNNNNNNNNNNNNNNNNNNNNNNNNNNNNNNNNNNNNNNNNNNNNNNNNNNNNNNNNNNNNNNNNNNNNNNNNNNNNNNNNNNNNNNNNNNNNNNNNNNNNNNNNNNNNNNNNNNNNNNNNNNNNNNNNNNNNNNNNNNNNNNNNNNNNNNNNNNNNNNNNNNNNNNNNNNNNNNNNNNNNNNNNNNNNNNNNNNNNNNNNNNNNNNNNNNNNNNNNNNNNNNNNNNNNNNNNNNNNNNNNNNNNNNNNNNNNNNNNNNNNNNNNNNNNNNNNNNNNNNNNNNNNNNNNNNNNNNNNNNNNNNNNNNNNNNNNNNNNNNNNNNNNNNNNNNNNNNNNNNNNNNNNNNNNNNNNNNNNNNNNNNNNNNNNNNNNNNNNNNNNNNNNNNNNNNNNNNNNNNNNNNNNNNNNNNNNNNNNNNNNNNNNNNNNNNNNNNNNNNNNNNNNNNNNNNNNNNNNNNNNNNNNNNNNNNNNNNNNNNNNNNNNNNNNNNNNNNNNNNNNNNNNNNNNNNNNNNNNNNNNNNNNNNNNNNNNNNNNNNNNNNNNNNNNNNNNNNNNNNNNNNNNNNNNNNNNNNNNNNNNNNNNNNNNNNNNNNNNNNNNNNNNNNNNNNNNNNNNNNNNNNNNNNNNNNNNNNNNNNNNNNNNNNNNNNNNNNNNNNNNNNNNNNNNNNNNNNNNNNNNNNNNNNNNNNNNNNNNNNNNNNNNNNNNNNNNNNNNNNNNNNNNNNNNNNNNNNNNNNNNNNNNNNNNNNNNNNNNNNNNNNNNNNNNNNNNNNNNNNNNNNNNNNNNNNNNNNNNNNNNNNNNNNNNNNNNNNNNNNNNNNNNNNNNNNNNNNNNNNNNNNNNNNNNNNNNNNNNNNNNNNNNNNNNNNNNNNNNNNNNNNNNNNNNNNNNNNNNNNNNNNNNNNNNNNNNNNNNNNNATGAAttagaataacaattgattcatataactgagttactagagaacgagcatatttgcccaatttataaaattctaaacaatgatatataaaatctctaaagttccaacACCGCATGCGtccatctacacattagctattaattaaacaattatttattggaATTCAAataaggataacatcagaaaacataatcaatccaaaacatatcttcaattgcactatataatatttaatgttataatttaaataattatatatcgatccaaatattcttaatatattataacaaatccattccgtgcattgtacgggtgaaaatactagtaatattaaaagtacaatctatatatatatatatatatatatatatataaacaaaatcctccaaaacgaaatcctatttcccgaccaaaatattgtacattaaaacaattaaaacaataaaataatattaaaagtacaataatattaaaacacgaaatcctataacatcaaaacattgttaNNNNNNNNNNNNNNNNNNNNNNNNNNNNNNNNNNNNNNNNNNNNNNNNNNNNNNNNNNNNNNNNNNNNNNNNNNNNNNNNNNNNNNNNNNNNNNNNNNNNNNNNNNNNNNNNNNNNNNNNNNNNNNNNNNNNNNNNNNNNNNNNNNNNNNNNNNNNNNNNNNNNNNNNNNNNNNNNNNNNNNNNNNNNNNNNNNNNNNNNNNNNNNNNNNNNNNNNNNNNNNNNNNNNNNNNNNNNNNNNNNNNNNNNNNNNNNNNNNNNNNNNNNNNNNNNNNNNNNNNNNNNNNNNNNNNNNNNNNNNNNNNNNNNNNNNNNNNNNNNNNNNNNNNNNNNNNNNNNNNNNNNNNNNNNNNNNNNNNNNNNNNNNNNNNNNNNNNNNNNNNNNNNNNNNNNNNNNNNNNNNNNNNNNNNNNNNNNNNNNNNNNNNNNNNNNNNNNNNNNNNNNNNNNNNNNNNNNNNNNNNNNNNNNNNNNNNNNNNNNNNNNNNNNNNNNNNNNNNNNNNNNNNNNNNNNNNNNNNNNNNNNNNNNNNNNNNNNNNNNNNNNNNNNNNNNNNNNNNNNNNNNNNNNNNNNNNNNNNNNNNNNNNNNNNNNNNNNNNNNNNNNNNNNNNNNNNNNNNNNNNNNNNNNNNNNNNNNNNNNNNNNNNNNNNNNNNNNNNNNNNNNNNNNNNNNNNNNNNNNNNNNNNNNNNNNNNNNNNNNNNNNNNNNNNNNNNNNNNNNNNNNNNNNNNNNNNNNNNNNNNNNNNNNNNNNNNNNNNNNNNNNNNNNNNNNNNNNNNNNNNNNNNNNNNNNNNNNNNNNNNNNNNNNNNNNNNNNNNNNNNNNNNNNNNNNNNNNNNNNNNNNNNNNNNNNNNNNNNNNNNNNNNNNNNNNNNNNNNNNNNNNNNNNNNNNNNNNNNNNNNNNNNNNNNNNNNNNNNNNNNNNNNNNNNNNNNNNNNNNNNNNNNNNNNNNNNNNNNNNNNNNNNNNNNNNNNNNNNNNNNNNNNNNNNNNNNNNNNNNacaagaaactgataggtaaccggagtatatgtcggtcatctccattcgaatacattgcttaattgcggttgtcttagcaaccgattcaccatgtctttaaacccaaattcccttagcacgatcagatcaaagtatttccctccaattaaattctctgacttatacatatccacaagagccaattgttcatgagttaagcctcagaggacccttgttcctcttgcattaggttcaacttgtggttgtggaggtggtggttctgctattgccattgttcggcttgtgcttgcttcctcataattcaatttcaaggcttgctctttggttcttcccatttcctaaaaaaagcggtaaagtgcatgaaaaataaggaaatgtaagtctgaactccacgcatagggaacctaatgtcttagtgtgacacatctcaagacaagaaactgataggtaaccggagtatatgtcggtcctctccattggaatacattgctcaattgcggttgtcttagcaaccgattcaccatgtcttcaaacccaaattcccttagcacgctcagatcaaagtatttacctccaattaaattctcagacttatacacatccacaaccgccaattgttcttgagttaaaccttcgaggacacttgttcctcttgcgttaggttcaaNNNNNNNNNNNNNNNNNNNNNNNNNNNNNNNNNNNNNNNNNNNNNNNNNNNNNNNNNNNNNNNNNNNNNNNNNNNNNNNNNNNNNNNNNNNNNNNNNNNNNNNNNNNNNNNNNNNNNNNNNNNNNNNNNNNNNNNNNNNNNNNNNNNNNNNNNNNNNNNNNNNNNNNNNNNNNNNNNNNNNNNNNNNNNNNNNNNNNNNNNNNNNNNNNNNNNNNNNNNNNNNNNNNNNNNNNNNNNNNNNNNNNNNNNNNNNNNNNNNNNNNNNNNNNNNNNNNNNNNNNNNNNNNNNNNNNNNNNNNNNNNNNNNNNNNNNNNNNNNNNNNNNNNNNNNNNNNNNNNNNNNNNNNNNNNNNNNNNNNNNNNNNNNNNNNNNNNNNNNNNNNNNNNNNNNNNNNNNNNNNNNNNNNNNNNNNNNNNNNNNNNNNNNNNNNNNNNNNNNNNNNNNNNNNNNNNNNNNNNNNNNNNNNNNNNNNNNNNNNNNNNNNNNNNNNNNNNNNNNNNNNNNNNNNNNNNNNNNNNNNNNNNNNNNNNNNNNNNNNNNNNNNNNNNNNNNNNNNNNNNNNNNNNNNNNNNNNNNNNNNNNNNNNNNNNNNNNNNNNNNNNNNNNNNNNNNNNNNNNNNNNNNNNNNNNNNNNNNNNNNNNNNNNNNNNNNNNNNNNNNNNNNNNNNNNNNNNNNNNNNNNNNNNNNNNNNNNNNNNNNNNNNNNNNNNNNNNNNNNNNNNNNNNNNNNNNNNNNNNNNNNNNNNNNNNNNNNNNNNNNNNNNNNNNNNNNNNNNNNNNNNNNNNNNNN is a window of Ipomoea triloba cultivar NCNSP0323 chromosome 16, ASM357664v1 DNA encoding:
- the LOC116007886 gene encoding uncharacterized protein LOC116007886, producing the protein MPFLVYLLLFLSLHACTSRPLGINHTQHYLLHLSHKAVKLPIKEEFHMAENFQAKNEQVLQEKLNFGESKSQARSILEYPETHKTEETVKSNEDEPVEDVVVMDYAQPHRKTPIHNKAP